Proteins encoded within one genomic window of Platichthys flesus chromosome 13, fPlaFle2.1, whole genome shotgun sequence:
- the LOC133967432 gene encoding uncharacterized protein LOC133967432, translating to MKELSLSLLSRGCGQLISSKRNPGGHDGRLDVCFTPQDYYIWKSQEPLLHWSNSGRLLVKAVSTLPKTYSTRRGPLLLYSQDLVSTERKCRLVAGNRKKRAVQHCSQQVEQQLSTLKELTSAILSYRNNKCSYSRLAPSLFPPLHVPPVPNVRFPNLQRACSTPAQPSPELFVQHNPVWLPAEENDEQLENQPEGYNILTDRKIPLQSSVYTLLMFFSYALFSFSCC from the exons ATGAAGGAgttatctctgtctctgctgagtCGAGGCTGTGGTCAATTGATCTCGTCCAAGAGAAATCCTGGAGGACATGATGGACGGCTGGACGTCTGCTTCACACCACAG GATTACTACATCTGGAAGTCCCAGGAGCCTCTGCTGCATTGGTCCAACAGTGGTCGCCTACTTGTAAAAGCAGTGTCAACCCTTCCAAAGACGTACAGCACTCGTAGGGGCCCACTGCTACTGTACTCTCAG GACCTGGTTTCAACGGAAAGAAAATGTAGGTTAGTGGCTGGTAACAGGAAGAAGCGGGCTGTACAACATTGCTCTCAACAAGTGGAACAGCAGCTCAGCACCCTGAAGGAGCTGACATCGGCCATTTTGAGCTACAGAAACAATAAG TGCTCCTATTCCAGACTCGCtccatccctctttcctccccttCACGTCCCTCCAGTTCCAAATGTTCGTTTTCCCAATCTTCAGCGGGCTTGCTCCACACCAGCACAGCCCAGTCCAGAGTTGTTTGTGCAGCATAACCCAGTGTGGCTTCCTGCAGAGGAAAACGATGAACAACTGGAGAATCAACCTGAAGGTTATAACATTTTGACGGATAGAAAGATACCCCTCCAATCCAGCGTTTACACACTTCTCATGTTCTTTTCATATGCCTTGTTTAGCTTTTCTTGCTGTTAA